A stretch of the Porifericola rhodea genome encodes the following:
- a CDS encoding ChaN family lipoprotein — translation MKALLLILMVFGITVDKPTYVIYNEKGKSEDYDKMVKKLSQADVVLFGELHNNALAHWLQLQLLKDLQKEGNTLVLGAEMFEADNQIIIDEYLAGLIEARHLESEAKIWDNYKTDYKPLLEFAKEHQLPFVATNIPRRYASLVARQGLDSLKNLTEEAKSYMAPLPIVIDMELPSYQNMLEMMGGGKNSSQHNGIGAENMVKAQAIKDASMAHFILQNLEEESTFLHFNGSYHSDNFEGIYWYLQQANPNLDIVTISTKEQEDISQWNKDFENVANYIISIPTDMTKTY, via the coding sequence ATGAAAGCCTTGTTGTTGATTCTTATGGTCTTCGGAATAACTGTGGACAAACCTACTTATGTTATTTATAACGAAAAGGGCAAATCTGAAGACTACGATAAAATGGTTAAAAAACTTAGCCAGGCTGATGTTGTGCTGTTTGGTGAATTGCACAACAATGCATTGGCTCACTGGCTTCAGCTTCAACTCTTAAAAGACTTACAAAAAGAGGGAAACACCCTTGTGCTTGGAGCAGAAATGTTTGAGGCAGATAATCAGATAATAATTGACGAATATCTGGCGGGCCTTATAGAAGCAAGACACCTGGAAAGCGAAGCCAAAATTTGGGATAATTATAAAACGGACTACAAACCCCTATTAGAGTTTGCTAAAGAACACCAGCTGCCGTTTGTAGCTACCAACATACCTCGTCGGTATGCAAGCCTCGTAGCCAGGCAGGGCTTAGACAGTCTGAAAAACTTAACGGAAGAAGCTAAATCTTATATGGCTCCACTCCCTATAGTGATAGATATGGAGCTGCCCTCCTACCAAAATATGTTAGAAATGATGGGAGGGGGCAAGAACTCCTCCCAACACAATGGCATAGGAGCCGAAAATATGGTAAAGGCACAAGCTATAAAAGATGCTAGCATGGCTCATTTTATTCTTCAAAATCTGGAAGAAGAAAGTACCTTCCTGCATTTTAACGGCTCTTATCACTCAGATAATTTTGAAGGAATTTACTGGTACTTGCAACAAGCCAATCCTAATCTAGATATTGTCACTATTAGCACCAAAGAGCAGGAAGATATAAGTCAGTGGAATAAAGATTTTGAAAATGTAGCTAACTATATTATTAGCATACCAACAGATATGACAAAAACGTATTAA
- a CDS encoding HesB/IscA family protein, whose protein sequence is MIPVKVSDRALEEIKKTIAHKNIPAEYGLRIGVNGGGCAGVSYVLGFDKKGQGDSEFTLDNVPVYIAKKDTIFLLGMEVDFYEGNDARGFTFIKSDEKQKSL, encoded by the coding sequence ATGATTCCTGTAAAAGTATCTGACAGAGCTCTAGAAGAAATCAAAAAGACTATTGCCCACAAAAATATTCCGGCTGAGTATGGCCTGCGCATTGGTGTAAATGGGGGGGGCTGTGCCGGTGTATCTTATGTATTGGGTTTCGACAAAAAAGGACAGGGAGACTCTGAGTTTACCCTTGATAATGTGCCTGTTTATATAGCTAAGAAGGATACTATCTTTTTGCTTGGTATGGAAGTTGACTTTTATGAAGGTAATGATGCTCGTGGTTTTACCTTTATTAAGTCCGATGAAAAGCAAAAATCTTTATAA
- a CDS encoding NUDIX hydrolase gives MGYPQNIKVTVDAVVFAYHDKELQVLLIQRKNDPFQGKWAIPGGFVEDDEDLDTAAARELEEETGIKVEQIQQFYTFGKPDRDPRGRAISVSYYTQVDAKLVSPEAASDAAATQWFNLNELPELAFDHEEILAKAKVAFLNEVQ, from the coding sequence ATGGGGTATCCTCAAAATATTAAAGTAACTGTAGACGCTGTAGTTTTTGCTTATCATGATAAAGAACTACAGGTATTGCTAATTCAGAGAAAGAACGATCCATTTCAGGGTAAGTGGGCTATTCCAGGAGGTTTTGTAGAAGATGATGAGGACTTGGATACGGCTGCAGCCCGCGAACTAGAAGAGGAAACCGGCATTAAGGTAGAGCAGATACAGCAGTTTTATACATTTGGAAAGCCGGACAGAGATCCTCGGGGCAGAGCAATTTCAGTTTCGTATTATACCCAGGTAGATGCTAAACTTGTTTCGCCGGAGGCAGCCTCTGATGCTGCCGCCACCCAATGGTTTAACTTGAATGAACTACCGGAACTGGCTTTTGACCATGAAGAGATATTGGCTAAAGCTAAGGTAGCTTTTCTGAATGAGGTACAGTAA